DNA from Archaeoglobus veneficus SNP6:
AAAAATTGATGCCATCTGGGGTGAGCTTTCAAGGTTCGTGCTTTGAGGATCAGTCGCAAACTATATGTCTGATGATAAAACAAGCAGACTATGAAACGTGGACTGCTACTCCTTTTAATCCTCGTGATCTTGTTTTCTGGTTGCACTCAACAGAACGAGCAGCCATCTGCTGGGCCAGTAACCAAAAAGATGATCAAAGAATTGGGTGGCCCCTATAACGGCAGCCTCTGGGTATATTCCACAGTCTATAAGGGTAAACCATACAATGCAACGACAATTGCATTTACAGTAAATGGGGTAGACTACAGTGGATATATGTGGGACCCTTCCTTCACTCCATCTCTCGACTGGATAAAAAACAACACGTCTCCAGACGCGAGATTTATCTGCTGGTGGGACTACGCGGGAATGCTTATGGGGTATGCCGGGAGGTATGCTGTTGTCTACGCTCCGAGCAAGGAGATTCTGGATACTGTCGTGGGATGGAATGCCCGTGAGGAGGCGTTAATCCCCCATGAAATCATAAAGGACGTTGCTACTGCTCTTACGTCTGAAGATCCAGAGGTTTCACTGAAAATAGCAGAGAAATATGGTGCAGATTGCTTCTATGTCACGAAAAACGACGTCAGTTACTTTCCGATAATCCTGAGGGCTGCCGGTAAAAACATGTCAGAATATATTGAGCTTTCAGATAATGAATGGGACGTCAAGAAACCCGTCCGAAATGTTTTACTGGCGAGAATGCTTAAAGGAGAGGACATCCCTGGCTTCAAGCTGGAATATAATGATGGAAACGTGATTATTTACAGGGTTTTGAAGTAGTATTCTATTTTTTTAATATTTTTGGGATGGGATATTGGTAGAGTGACGGTTGGATCTTTCTTTTGATGCAATCTTGCTCCTGAAACTCGAAAATCTGAACATGGACCAGCTAAGGAATTTCGCAGCCAAATACTGGCCGGATTACGGCATTGATGACTTGAGAAGGATTGCGATAGTGGGGCATGATGAAACAGAATTAAAGAAGGTACTTGAAGAATCACGAAGGCTTAAGGAAATTCTGGAAAGTTTAGGAGTAATTTCTGGAGTCTAGAGAAGAAAGGAAAGCTACACGGTTGAAAGTCAGCGAAATTTACAGAAAGTACACGAAGGAAGAATTGTTCAGGCATTACATGGACACAGTTGGCAAGAACTTCAATCCTGTGCCTGAGTTCTTGGATTTGGAGAAGGTGAAGGAGAAGTTGGGGGTTTGATTTTTATTTATTTTTTCGTGTTGCCTATGAGTAACGTTTTGAAATGAAGTTTTTTAAGTTATGCTTAATATTATTAAAACAATAATGTAGATAATAATTAAAGCTAAAATGTAACAAATGTTATAGATTACATAATCTTGAGCTTTTTTAACATATTCAGCTTTCTCTTCGATAATCTTTTGATTGTGATAACTATAATCGATTAATTTTTTGATGTAATGCTTTTGAAGCTCCTTAAATTCCATTTTTATGTGGAAGTCTTTTGGAATTTCATCATACTCACCTTTAATTCCATACATATCTTTAATTATTTTTCCAGGATCGGGAATTAAGTATGCAAGAGTTCTTACTCTCAAAGCTAAAATCGAAAAGTATGCTCCTATTACCAACAAAACAAAACTTACACTAATAAATACAAGAAAAATCAAGAAATATTCGTTAAAATATTTGAAAACTATTGATAAAATAGCAATATTTGCGGCTACCATCAAGAGTATGGTTCGACATATGCCATCTGCTTTATCATCAAGAGTAATCTTTCGTTTCCAATTATGATCAAAAAACCATTTAGATAGGTCATAAATAAGGCTGTCAGGATCTTCCATAAAGAAACTTATTTTTCAACTACTTTAAGATTATGGTTTTGTTCCTGCCCAGATTCTTCTGATCTCTTTAAGTAAGACTTATCAGAACAGCCAAGCAATCATGATGTTTCTAATTATTTCTGAGTCTTTATCACCCATGACTCCTTCTAAGTTGTCTTCGATGATTTTTCAGATTCCTTCAGAAGAATTGAAGTGAATTTATTTTGATTTCTTGAAGTTTTTAATCATCTCTTCGATCTCTTTTACTTTATTCTCGAAGATTCCGTCCACTTCTTTAGCTATTTTGTCTGTGGGTATTTGAGAAAGCCAACTATCAATGACATCAGATCTTTTTTGAAAATACCTGTCTATTGGGTTTAGTAAACCCCTTCCCAACTTGGTTTGGAAAAGGTTGTTTACTGAGTTGGGATCAGTAGGATAGGCAAACACAATATTTCCTATAACAGGCTTCAATATTATCCTTCCCTTTAGTGGGTCTATGATTTGGTACGTTTCTGTGCGGGATTGTCTTCGCGACAACTTCTCCAATGCAGTAGAGATCTCACAAACTTGAATATCTGAAAGATGGGTGTAGTCAAACAATTTTAGGAGATCTATCTTCTTTCCACTAATTACACCAGTGCTCATCTTATATCGAACACAAATGACTTCTTTTGCTTTAGGAGTGTAAAGGAAGTTGCTAAAATCAGAGAGAAGTTCGCCTACTGATTCATACCGAGGCTCCGTTATATCTTCTTTTAGACCATATTTGTCCTTGATATGCATTTTCCCGGATTGATGTAGAGAAATGTGTGTTCCAAGATCAGGTATAGGAAAAATTATGTAAGCTTCTTTACCTTTTTTAGTTTGCTTAATTTCGAATAATGTTAAATCACCTATTGTTATTTCCAGTTTCTTTTTTACCATATTTACAATTCAGCTTTCTTGATATAAATTCTGCGTCTTCCTCGATAAAGATGATTAGATCGCCTTCTTTGACGCCTAATCGGCTAACTACTTCCTTAATCAGCGTTATTTTGTTGTACGTTGATACTTTCGAAGTTCCTATTATCTTCAGTAAATTCCTTGAAACGCTTGCAAGAAACGCTTTAGACCAACTTCAGCCCACTTACACTGTTATATCAAAAATAAAAGAGCCACGGGCGGGATTTGAACCCGCGACCTCGTGCTTACCAAGCACGCGCTCTACCTGCTGAGCTACCGTGGCACTGCTCTTTCTCAGGTTTGGGGGCTGGTTAAAAACTTTTTCGCATGGATCCTGCTATGGGTTCCGAATGGCTATTTTAAAAATTTCGAAGAATGGTGGGTAGGAACTGTTAGACTTATCCTTAGAGAAGACTTTTAACCCAACTCTCCTAACTTCCCTTGATGGACATTGAAGAGCTGAAGGATCACATTTCAACTTATGCGGTCAGGATAATCGAGGAGAGGGGAATCAAGACACTCTTCCCACCTCAGGTTGAAGCTGTAAAGGCTGGGCTTTTCACGAGGAAGAACATGGTAATTGCGATACCTACTGCGAGTGGCAAAACCCTGCTTGCCGAACTTGCAATGGTTAGAGAGATCATCGAGGGTGGAAAGTGTCTGTACGTTGTCCCTCTGAGAGCACTTGCTATGGAGAAGTACGAGGAGTTCAGGAAGTGGGAGAAGATCGGGGCAAAGGTGGGCATGTCCATAGGAGACTACGAGTCGAGAGACGAGTGGCTGAGCGAGAATGATATCGTTGTCACCACGAGCGAGAAGGCTGACTCGCTCATGCGAAACAGGGCTGGATGGCTGAAGGACGTTACGTGCCTCGTCGTCGATGAGGTACACCTCCTCGACTCAGCGAAAAGGGGAGCGACGCTCGAGATACTCATGGCAAAGATGAGAAAGGTTTGCAACCCAAGAATAATTGCCCTGTCGGCGACGATACCCAACGCCGACGAGATTGCTGCATGGCTCGATGCGGTTTGCGTTAAAAGCGACTGGAGGCCGGTGCCGCTCTTCGAGGGCATCTTTTTCAACGGCAGGCTTGAGTTCTACGCCGATGGCGTGCTCACAGAGCAGAGGAAGATAGGGAAGGATATAATGGCTCTCGTCCTCGACTGTCTCGAGCAGGGGGGCCAGGTCCTCGTTTTCGACTCCACGAGGAGAAACGCAGAATCGACGGCCTTGAAACTTGCGCAGAGAGTGTTCAGATACATCGACTCCAACGAGGACATAGCAAAGGCGGTTCTGGAAGAGAACGAAGGGGAGATGAGCCAGAGACTTGCAGACTGCATAAGAATGGGCACAGCATTCCACCACGCAGGATTGCTCAACTCTCAGCGAACAGCAGTCGAGAAGGCATTCAGAGAGGGCCGAGTAAAGGTCGTGGTTGCAACGCCAACACTCGCTGCCGGCGTTAATCTTCCTGCAAGGAGGGTTATTATCAAGAGCTACCACCGCTTTGGAGGATACGCAAGCGAGCCGATAAAGACCATAGAATACAAGCAGATGGTTGGCAGAGCGGGAAGACCAGGACTCGACGAGAGAGGAGAGGCTGTCGTCATAGTCAGGAGCAACAGATCGAGGGAGGAGGTTCTCAACAGGTACATCTTTGGGGAAGTGGAGAGGATAACGTCGAAGCTTGGGGCTGAGAATCATCTTCGATTCCACACTCTCGCCCTGTCTTCTGACTTCAGGAGTATCGATGCGCTTGAAAACTTCTTCGAGTCCACGTTTTTCTTCCACCAGAACGAGATTTCCGCGCGCTACGAGCTTGAACGAATACTCCTGCAGCTCGAGAGGTGGGAAATGCTCGAGTTCGGAGAGAACAGCATTTCCGTTACAGAACTCGGCGATATGGTTTCCCGCCTTTACATCGACCCGCTGACGGGCTTCATGTTTTATTCAGAGCTGTCGAAGAGAGATGAATTCACCGAAATCGCAGCGCTGCACCTCATATGCAGAACTCCGGATATGGAGAACCTGTACATCAAAAAGAGCGACGACTGGGTGGAGGAAGAGGCTATAGCGTTCATGGACGAGCTTACTTACGCTCCATCACCCTATTCGGCAGATTATGACTGGTTCCTCGCGGAGGTCAAGACGGCCATGTGCCTCCACGAGTGGATAAACGAGAGCGACGAGGACGAGATATGTGAAAAGTACGGGATTGCTCCCGGAGATCTGATGAGGGTCGTTGAAACAGCAGAATGGCTTGCCTACGCCCTTTCAAAGATTGCAGCCTTCATCAACCATGCACAGAAGTCGTTTTTCTCCGGACTCGTAAAGAGGATAAAGTACGGTGTGAAGGAGGAACTTCTCGACCTCGTGGAGATAAAGGGGATTGGAAGGGCAAGAGCGAGGAAACTATACACCGCAGGAATAAGGAACCGGAGGGAGCTTGTTGAGAACAGACAGAAGGCTGCGGTTGTTATAGGCAAGCGCGTGGCGGAGAAAGCCATCGCTCAAATTGAGAACGACCTGAAACGAGGTGGTTAGGATGAACATCGTCGTGATAGGTCCGGCAGCAAGCGGTAAGAGCACATTCGTTGCAGCATTCCTTGAGTTCTTAAGGGACAAGGGCTACGATGCAAAGGCCGTAAACCTCGATCCTGCCTCAAACCCGTGCTATGAAGCAGCGGTGGATGTGAGAGACTATGTGAGAGTTGAGGACGTGATGAAAGAGTATCGCCTTGGAATAAACGGAGCTCTTCTGAAATCCATGGAACTCGCATCTGAACTCTCAGAGGAGTTCGTGGTTTCTGCAGACTTCGTGCTCTATGACACACCGGGCCAGATGGAGGTATTCCTTTATTCGAATGCTGGACTTGAAATTCTGAACGCCCTGCCATCTTTTAAAGCGGGAGTATTCCTCGTCGCATCAGATGTTGCAGCAACACCGGAAAACTTCGTCTCTATTCTCGCACAGTGTGCGGTAGTGTCCCTTCGTACAGCCCTCCCAACGCTGACAGTTTTCAATAAATGCGACATAGTAAAACCGCCAAGGATCGAGGAAGTGAAGAAAGGTCTCGCAGAAGGTGGAATGCTTGCAGAACTCTTGGAGGGGCTACTCACGTTTCTTGAATGCACAACGCTGCCATATAGGACGATAGAAGTCTCTTCAACCAGCAAGACAGGCTTTGACGATGTCTTTTCCTCTCTGAACGAACTCTTTTGCAGCTGCGGTGACCTGAGCTAACGGCAGATGCTGGCAATGCCTACCTCCAAGTAGGCAAAAAAGGAAAATAAAGCAATGCTTATAAGTAATGACCTGCCCCAATTCTGTAATGAAGTACGCGGCCGAGAAGGCAGTGATTGCCATTGCTGCTATTATGGGTTTTGGTATCATCGGTATCTCGCTCATTTCCATGTACAACGACTTTGTTAACGGTAAAGACCTACCGTACCTCCTTATTGACTTCCTGTTCTTCTCATTCGGTACTGTTCTCGCGGGAGGGAGTCTGAGACTCTACAAGAGGCTGGTTATGCTGTCTGTTGTAACGGAGAGCGCCTTCGAGGATGTAATCTATGCAAGGCTGAGACCTGTTCTCGAGGAGATTGCATACGGAACTGCAGAGGTTAACGAGGTAAAGACAAGGATAGTCAACCTCGAAAAGAAGCTCGAGAAAATGGAAGAAGAGCTCGTAAGGCCAGTAGAAATAAGTGTTCCCAGTCCTGAGTCTATAGTGCTGAGAAAAACGGCATTCTACATGCGCACAGTCGTGGTGGCAATGTTCTTCTTCGGAGCATACCTCTTTCTCCTGAACTACAACCTTCCCTATGAACCGTACCTCTACACGCTTCTTTACATTCTCTGGTGGTTTTTTGTTACCAAGGAGTTCAACCTCTTCCACAGAATTGAGGCATGGGTCGTCCTTGGCATCCCGGTTCTGCTCGTCCCCGCCGGCACCATAATACTCCGCGCTACAATCGGCCTCGTGCCCCTCATGGGTCTGATTTTCCTGACAGTCGTGCTCTACGCGTACCTGTACTATCTCTACGCAAAAACGCTGAGTGTTGAGGAGGTCGAGAAGGTTTCAACCAACGGATACAGAAGGGAGAACTTCCTGTACGCAAAAACCAAGGAAACCTGCAGAAAACTCGTAGAGTGGTTCAGAGGATTGTAGCGAATAATATTATAGTTAGTAGCGCCTGCCGCCTCCAATCTCGAGGTAAACATACAGACTTATTGATATGATAACTATCGCCATTGCGTAGCTCTTAAACGCGTTTACCAGATTCTTGTAAAATAGATACTCCTGACCGTAGGGTCCGATGGAACGCAACTCTCTCGCATCCAGAATGAAGTACTTACCGAAGTCTTTTATAACGACAGGCTTACCTCCAATGAGTACAGCTTCCGCTATTATGTCCTTTTTAGTTATATACCATGGATCCGGGCCGGATGCGTCTCCTCCCGTGTAGATCCTGCCGTTTTCAACTTTGAGGACTCTGTGAGTGATTGGGAGATAAACGTCGGGTCTCTTAAACATGACAATGTCTCCAGGCTGAGGGTCAATGTACAGTGCCTGAGCAAGAAACATGTCTCCTCTTTTAAAGGTG
Protein-coding regions in this window:
- a CDS encoding DEAD/DEAH box helicase, producing MDIEELKDHISTYAVRIIEERGIKTLFPPQVEAVKAGLFTRKNMVIAIPTASGKTLLAELAMVREIIEGGKCLYVVPLRALAMEKYEEFRKWEKIGAKVGMSIGDYESRDEWLSENDIVVTTSEKADSLMRNRAGWLKDVTCLVVDEVHLLDSAKRGATLEILMAKMRKVCNPRIIALSATIPNADEIAAWLDAVCVKSDWRPVPLFEGIFFNGRLEFYADGVLTEQRKIGKDIMALVLDCLEQGGQVLVFDSTRRNAESTALKLAQRVFRYIDSNEDIAKAVLEENEGEMSQRLADCIRMGTAFHHAGLLNSQRTAVEKAFREGRVKVVVATPTLAAGVNLPARRVIIKSYHRFGGYASEPIKTIEYKQMVGRAGRPGLDERGEAVVIVRSNRSREEVLNRYIFGEVERITSKLGAENHLRFHTLALSSDFRSIDALENFFESTFFFHQNEISARYELERILLQLERWEMLEFGENSISVTELGDMVSRLYIDPLTGFMFYSELSKRDEFTEIAALHLICRTPDMENLYIKKSDDWVEEEAIAFMDELTYAPSPYSADYDWFLAEVKTAMCLHEWINESDEDEICEKYGIAPGDLMRVVETAEWLAYALSKIAAFINHAQKSFFSGLVKRIKYGVKEELLDLVEIKGIGRARARKLYTAGIRNRRELVENRQKAAVVIGKRVAEKAIAQIENDLKRGG
- a CDS encoding ATP/GTP-binding protein; its protein translation is MNIVVIGPAASGKSTFVAAFLEFLRDKGYDAKAVNLDPASNPCYEAAVDVRDYVRVEDVMKEYRLGINGALLKSMELASELSEEFVVSADFVLYDTPGQMEVFLYSNAGLEILNALPSFKAGVFLVASDVAATPENFVSILAQCAVVSLRTALPTLTVFNKCDIVKPPRIEEVKKGLAEGGMLAELLEGLLTFLECTTLPYRTIEVSSTSKTGFDDVFSSLNELFCSCGDLS
- a CDS encoding signal peptidase I, with the protein product MQIAVLELIAVLMFLLIILVYFLVKGYTIPVIERFRIAMGKGERKKRVETIVERAKISEPPYGRIALVLSIFALLMVLTLTHKLFFAVVTSDSMVPTFKRGDMFLAQALYIDPQPGDIVMFKRPDVYLPITHRVLKVENGRIYTGGDASGPDPWYITKKDIIAEAVLIGGKPVVIKDFGKYFILDARELRSIGPYGQEYLFYKNLVNAFKSYAMAIVIISISLYVYLEIGGGRRY